The following proteins come from a genomic window of Nitrosopumilus sp.:
- a CDS encoding superoxide dismutase — protein MVRYELPRLPYGYDELEPFIDTETMKIHHQKHHQSYVDGLNKSLEEIGGASHPKYISSILSELTSIPESGRSAINFFGGGFENHRLFWETMTPDGEDKPNGKLEDAIDVYFDSFENFKKIFSEKAIAIQGSGWCWLVFNQTYNKIEIITTQNQDSPWTVQKTPLLGLDVWEHAYYLKYQNKRPDYVQAWWNVVNWDYVGNRFSELPV, from the coding sequence GTGGTCCGATATGAACTTCCTAGATTGCCTTATGGTTATGATGAACTAGAACCATTTATTGATACAGAAACCATGAAAATTCATCATCAAAAACATCACCAATCTTATGTTGATGGATTAAACAAATCTCTTGAAGAAATTGGAGGTGCATCTCATCCCAAATACATTTCGTCAATTCTTTCTGAACTCACATCAATTCCTGAGTCTGGACGAAGCGCAATCAATTTCTTTGGTGGGGGATTTGAAAATCATAGATTGTTCTGGGAAACTATGACTCCTGATGGTGAAGATAAACCTAATGGAAAATTAGAGGATGCAATTGATGTGTATTTTGATAGTTTTGAAAATTTCAAGAAAATTTTTTCAGAAAAAGCTATTGCGATTCAAGGAAGTGGGTGGTGTTGGTTAGTTTTTAATCAAACTTATAATAAAATTGAGATCATAACCACTCAAAATCAAGATAGTCCGTGGACGGTCCAAAAAACACCTCTTTTAGGATTAGATGTCTGGGAACATGCATATTATCTAAAATATCAAAACAAGAGACCTGATTATGTACAAGCTTGGTGGAATGTCGTAAACTGGGATTATGTTGGAAATCGATTCTCTGAACTTCCTGTGTGA